Part of the Ammospiza nelsoni isolate bAmmNel1 chromosome 6, bAmmNel1.pri, whole genome shotgun sequence genome is shown below.
AGCAAATAGAAACACCTTTTTAAGTGAAGATGGCTTATGATTGTCCCCCTGTTTCTGAACTTCCCTGTGTATTACATGTAGACATGTTTCAACTGTCTTTATAATGACAAAAAGATTTTCCCAGTCACCTCTAGGAGGATTTTGGGTTGAGtgttggatattttttttttgaaaggaaCTATTTGAATGACTCTTCCTCTGTGTGCATTCCTATAGCAAATTGGGCAGCTCCTTCTTGAATTAAGTAAGCTTGTGCTGTATGCTAGATCTCAAACAAATTTTTTGCTTAGATATTATCTTAATGCCTCCATGTGTGAGTTAGTCTTTTGACTGTAGGTGGAAGAAGTGAAATAAGTCCCATGCAGAGTTCAGGTTAATTGCAGAATGAATTTACCTCAAAGTCTGGGTCTGTGTTATGTTTTGCTGTAGCTGTTCTGTGAACATAACAtagtttaaggtcccttctgaaTTATCCCCATTCTTGCCTTCCCTCTTGCAAGCTCTTGAGATATTCTTGTGACACTTCAAAAATACCATATCCATGGATTTTGTGGCTGAATTTCAAGGCAGTGTGTTCACTCTTTGTTCTTGCCCATTGGTGGCAGTTGCAAATGATGAGTGTAAGCCACTTCTGCAGTCCTCTTTCCTCTTAAATTCTTTCCCCCCTTATTGTCTACCTAGAAATTGACAGCATCTAGCCTTGGAGCTGGGAATATTGTTTACCAGGAAGGCCAGTACCAGTATCAGTATCTAGACTGTCCTGTGTTCCCCACCATGTGTTTTACAGCAGCAAACCATATGTTGCTATTATGACTTCTTTCCCCCTGTGAATGAAGTGATCTTTCTCCTGTTAAATGCCATTCTAAGTATAGGCAAATTTTTTTGGTCAGGGCTTGTCTGTTGGTCTCTGTGGGAATAGTTTTTAATGCTCATTGTGGCTTAGGGATTCAGAGTAATCATTTCAATAGGTGTCATTAATAATAATGTGTGTACAGCTTACAGTTGTCATTAAGCTGCTCTGCACAGTCATATCAAAAAGTATCCATTAATAGGAATGTCTTCAAAAGtgttctggaaaaaaaggaTGTGAAATGTAGTGATACAAAAAGACAGTTATTTAATATAGGACAGTTATTTAACAtagttttttgttatttttcattatttgtatGATGCTTTTTGATGTAGCTTTAGCAGCATGACTTTGTCCAAACAATTTAATAGCCAAATGAGAAGTTCAGTTCCAACTCTTACCGTTTATAACTTGGCTATATTTGCTACCAGAAAATAAAGCCTTGCAGGTACTGTTAGAAAACAGAGAGTCAACATTAAACAAGCACTTGGTCCTCATTGAGCTGTGTCACTTAATCAGCTGTATTGACACTGCGCTTTCAGACAGCTCAGCACAATAGGCTTAGTTTGGTAAACACCAGAGTGTGTTGGTTTGATATAGAAGCTGTGTGTGAACATCCTGAACTGCCTGGCAGGaatgccaggagctggcaggggacCGAACCCAATTCGCTTGTGGATTCACCGCAGCCATGGGGGTACCTGggtctgctctgggctgcacaTGGGTGCAAGACTGCTGTGATCCTGGGCAGCAGGTGATTGACAGTACAGTGAAGTGTGGAAATCTGTGGAAGTTCCTGCCAATGAGAAATCGAAGTACGGTTCCAACAATTCAAAAACCTGCTCGGTCATCGTTACTGGCCAGCTTGTCGGGACATCTCCTTTACCTTAGACAGACCAAACCCAGCCAGCCCCCAGGTGCTGTGGAGTGtagcagcccagcagagctggaagctgTAGCAGTGACGGTGGCTCTCTCTTTGCCCTCGCAGGACCAGCAGCCCTTCGCCAACGCGCACGACGTGCTGGCGCGCTCGCGCAGCCGCGCCAACGTGCTCAACAAGGTGGAGTACGCGCAGCAGCGCTggaagctgcaggtgcaggagcAGCGCAAGTCCGTCTTCGACCGGCACGTGGTGCTCAGCtaagggggctcagggagcagctccaggcgTGTGGACTGGTGCAAAGAGCTGACAGAAGTCTTCCTGATCCTGCCGATTCAGAAGGGTTTTCTTGAATGATTTGTtattgatttaaaaacaaaacaaattaaagaagTAATTGAGCTATGAAGGGATGTACTGGAATGGAAGGAGTTTAAGCAGATTAGTTAACCAAAAGCTTAAATCTTTGGTTTCAAATGGCTTttactaacaaaaaaaaagaagacaaaccCTGAGATACCTTGGGTTGCCACCGTGGTACATTCTTTACAGTTGTGACTTTATGGTGGTTTTTAACTATATATTTCTCTTTACTATTTATGTGGTTAAAAAGTACCTGGGAACACAGTAATAACTTACAACTCACTAATCACTTTATGTAAAGACCTTTTGTAAATATATTTGGATTTTCTGCTGATTGATGCTAGGTACTGGAAATCAAAGTCTTGCAGTGTAGTTTTGGCCTCAGAGAATGAACCCCTGCTGGCTGTGTTCATTTGGTTTCTTGCACTCGTACTTTCAAGATGCTTGTATGGCAAGTGATGTCTGCAGACTTAAAGCAAAACATAAGTGGACACTGACTCCTGGAGCTGCATATTTCAAGTACTGTGATGTAGATAAATTCAAATGCAGTGCACATTCAAGACAGTGTTGACGTTTTGTTCTATTTTGCTTTAACAGCTTAATATATTGTAGGTGTATGATAGCTCTTATAaaatcttttccctttcttttcatGGATAAAGTCTCAGGAGTTAGTATatgatgaaatatttattataaaaatctTCCTGCATTTGTCTGGATTATGGTGTAAGGCACATACTTTCTCTAGCACCTGTCATCTTGGGAGTTAGGTGTATTTTTTTATCTGTGACTCTGTATTCATCTCTCTTCAGAGGTTATACAGTTGCTGGATGACTAACTTTCATATATCCCCTTTGGAATGTAACAATTAAAgataaaactgatttttgaaAAATGGATCTGCATTATCAGTTTGTCATAATTTTTCTCCCTCGTTATGCTGCATGTAAACTCCATCTGTAAAAGTGCTCCTCTAAACACGCTTCAGAGTAGAAATGTGCACTTGTTCAGTGATTAGGTAAAGAAAGGCTCATCAAATTGttaattgaaagaaaattttaatccCTGACTCAGATGTAGCTGTGCATGTGTTGTTGCATTATTGTGTGACAGTTTTCAGTTCAGTGTGGAAGGAGGTGGTCCTTGGAAGAATACTCTGTttctgggggcagttttggctTGCTTACTCCATGCCTGGGGGACAGCCAGGTACACAGCTTTGTTTTAATGCCAGTCCTGTAGACTTCCAAAACTGAGTTAACCTGGAGTCATTTAAAGCAGGTGGTGAATTGGTGGATTTACAGGATTCTtgctttaaattgaaaaaaaaattgcacaagGATTGAcaggtcaaaaaaaaaattcatgcttAGGTTCAGTTTTTATGTTGAACATGGTCCCAGTGAGTGGGAGCTTGTTCAGTTGGTGCTGTGTGGTTGCTGGTTATGACACTTGGGGTctactaaagaaaaataatgcaacTTGTTTGTGGAATACATGCCTTGATTGTTGAATATCTCCCTGTCTCCCAGTCCTGGGAGTTGTTCTACCTCTTGGCTGCCTTTCCTGTGAGGCCTGAAGCCGGTGTGGGAAGGGGGAAGTTGGATACAGCACTGTGGCTTACACAGGGGCAGCAGAAGGTGAAGCTCTCTTTCCTTGATGGGTGACAGTCACAAGAAGCAGGACTGAGTGTATGTCCATCTTTTGCCAGTAGAAGTATTTCTGATCTTACAATTTTAAGCTaaagtggtttgggtttggatttttgtgtgtggttATGCTTTGATTGATAGAAGGGCCAAGCCATGAGATAGTCCTAAGTGTCAATCCTGTAAAATGTGGAATTTTGAAGACTGGTGTCCTATTTTGTTGCACCTGTACAATTGGGCAGATATACTGATATATGTAGCACCTAAGTACATGTATACATTGCATTATAGATTCTGTACTGTTTCTCTTTTTAAGCAAAACTTGTGTTGCTGCTGTTGGCTCACTCAAATCTTCTCATATGTATTCACCTTTTATGTGGTGTTACTCAACACTAAAAGAATTTCCCAAAATTACAGGTATAATGATTAAATTTAAAGGCATTAAGCTGGCTAATAATATGTGTCCTTACCTGTAGTGGAGAGAAATCCATTACAAATTTCTaaataaatgctgcttttctgtgtttaaaatgaAGCTATGGAAATTAGTTTGCTTATGCCTTGACAGTGCATATTTACCTAAATTCTAGCCAATTGTTCTATTTAGATATTAGAGTACAGAATGCCAATAAGTGAAAATACTGGATTGTATTTTCATTACTATACTGTAGTAGTCTGCAGCAGAAGGCAAGCAGGAAGTGAACAAACCACATTCCTGATTACTTTTTCAGGTAATCTGGATGTGCTCAATAGCAGTTTCAAAATTTCTAGCCCTTGATGCCAAGTTTTGTTGCCATCATAGCTGTGGTGTGGGTGGAAAAGCCCAACCAGAAATGAGCAGATCTAACTGTAAGCTACTTTGCATGTTGTCAATTGACTATAAATTGCTGCAGTCATTGACTCAGTGGAACAAGCTACATAATTCAGGTAAGAGACTTGCATGTTGCTGTATCTAGCCACAGATCTTCACTAAATATCAATGTTCCATTTGCTAACAGTGTTTTCATAGCTTTTTAATTAATCCTGTTTAATGTGATCTCTTATTAAATAAGATGTGAGAAAAATGGAACAttaacatctttttttttaatataattcagatattttcaggttttcatcTCTCTTTAAACAGCACATCTTGTTTCCCTGGATTTTACTTTCACCTGAAGATTGGTGAGTCTCTAGTCTAAGGGGAAAATGTTCCTAACACTTTGTGCAGGTGTGGAGGCAGCAGGTAACTGTTTTATGTAACCTTGTTACACAGCAGAAGTGTCACTACTAAGCAACAAATACTGCAAATATCTCTTCTTGAggggttgggttggttttggtttcttctCTGGAGTGATGTTGtgccataatttttttttgctatgtaGCAGACTTCTCTTCCTCAGTGTTTTAAAGTTGTTAGCAGTAGAAAGATTTTAGGCAATAAGCCAGTCTTATAAGTAGAAAAGGGAAAGTTGACTGGCaactattttcattttatgagGAGTGTATATTCacatatgtaaaaatatgtgaGTTTTTTGCATGCATAATAATGTGAAATGGATGTGTGTTCATGCTTTTAGCCTACCTACAGAAGTACCTGTTTAAGATGCATGGGACTCCCACTCATGTCTAGCAGCTATAAATGAATTTTTCACTCACAGGATGTCTGTTGTGAAATCTATGTGCattagaaaaagagaaaactctgCATACTGAGGCATTTTCATAGAATATTTTGAGGACAGGTCCTTATAATCTCTGTATAAATGTGGCAGGTATGAAGTCAGTAGATAATATTACATTATTCCTATATCCTTGTGGTGGATTTGTGTTATGGAGTTGTGATTGGACCATGTGAAGCTTTGCCAGATTTCTGTGAGTATGGAATCCAGCAGATTCTGGTAATCCAGTTTTAATGTTCAGGTGTGGTTTCCATTTTAGAGGATGCAATAGAGTCTAAGAGCTTTGGACAACAATGTATGGATGTGCAAATGGATGGTGAGTAAGAGCTTTTTGGATCAATTCTGTGTAGGCAAGTATTGGTTGCAATCTGTGAGGGTGGCTCATGGTGACTCTTTAAAAATTACCTggttatttaaaatgtatttaaagaaGCTGTTAGGTAACAGTCATTACATCCTCAGCAGTTAGGCTGATGTTTAGCTGTTGGAATAATGATATTGGGAAGGCACCATAATGCAGCTTCTTATAAACCACTGCAAGAGTGTCTTTGTGATGAATGTGTCAGGGTGATGTGAGTGGTTAGAGCTGCTGTagtgctgctctgaagagaGGGAGTGAGGGTAGGCCAGTCTGACTTACAGGCTTCCAGCAGGGCCCCAACAGCTGTGTGCCATCCCTTCTTTGTATTACTAGGAcatgcatttttcctttaataaagTGTTCATTTCATAAATATcacatatttaatatttaattcctAGCAGTAGGATTGTTTTTAGTGTTTCATGTCAGTGTTTAATCTGCAGGTAGGTGGAAAAGGAATGTGAGGACCCAAGGAGATGTTAGATTTAGTGGAAGTACTCTCGTCTCTAAATCTTTGTATGGGTGGATGTTGTACCTGAAAGATGTGGAATTTTAAGATTGAAATCCATTCTCTGCACAGGTTTTCCATTTTGTTAAAATGATACATTGAATGTAGCATCCCAtgaatagagagaaaaataatttgtctttGAAGGCTCTTTGGTATGAACATGGAGTCTTTTACTGGAACTGGAATTGTAGAATCAGTTTTTctcagggaggggaagggagtgGGGAAAATGCCTCAGATGTTGGCCTGCTTTATTTGTCTGTAAGTTTTGGTGGATTTGGAGCAAGCTAGACCTATGTGGAATGCATATAGGTAGAGTCTCTTCATTTCTAAAGCTGAGGTGAAAGGaagctgctttctctttcctttagGAAACTTTAGTGGCTTTATATTAATATCTGTTGTGTATTAATTTAATCAGTGTGACTGACTTGCACTTTCTTGTACTTTTCAAATGGGATGTTGTCTTGTTCTACCTGATCTTCCAACAGTGTTCTGAAATGTCACTAATGCATTAAAAAACTCTCTTCTGGAAAATGTTAGCAAGGCCTAGAGTTGGTAAGTCCAGGTGAGTTTTTTATACTGTTCAGTGTGAGTTAAAGTACTCTGTAATTATGTGTTTCCAGGCTAAATGCAGAACCTGATGGATGGCAAAAGCTACTGTAACCTCATCTGTGCTGAGGCTCAGCACATCCAGCTGGCAAGGCCTTTCTGTGCAGACCCACTGGTCACCTTTCACGTGTACCCAGAAGCACCAAGCCAGGTCTCTTTGGCTGAAGATTTGgcattcctgcctttcatgTCAGAGCATCTCGTCACAGAGACCTTCTACAGCGAGCCCTGCCCCTTTCCCTACCAAGTGCCCCATTCCAGTCTCCACAAAAGTGAGTACTCCTATGGCTCAGCTTTCATCAGGAAGAGGAATGAGAGGGAAAGGCAGCGTGTTAAGTGTGTCAATGAAGGCTATGCCAAGCTGAGGCACCACCTGCCCAAGGAATACTTGGAGAAACGGCTCAGCAAAGTGGAGACCCTGCGTGCTGCCATAAAATACATCAGGGACCTCCAGTCTGTACTGTGCACTGACTCTGGGGTGGCAGGAAAAGGTGTCACAGAGCCAAACCAGGCACCTAAAGGCACTAACAAACCAGCCCAGTTTTTGGAGACGATCTGAAGAGTTCCAAAGCCAGCCCAAGGTATCCTGGCAGGAATGTAGTAGTCGCTGTGTCAATGACGTGTGTGTCCTGGCACTCCTTGGGAGCAGATCGTGGCACACGTCACTGTCAGCCAAAAAAGAGCTTGAACATTGCACATAGTTACTACACTTAGATATGAGAGGGACAACTGGGAGCATCTCAGCTGAATGACTTAAGTTAATTCATGAAAATCAGAACAGGTTTCTAAATTTGTCACCGAGCTAAAAATGTGACACCTATATGTGTGAAATAACTGTATGTATCATCACAACCTgcatgctttaaaataaaatctctctACTTATGGGACTGAGATTCTTGTTTTCTGTCATGTTATTGGTTTAATCTCACATGCACTTTCTTAAAATATTCACTCTAATTGCCAGTGATTCTTTTAAAGTGCCTTTTTAAAGGTTCCAAGGAGAGTTCGTTAGATGCCAAAAGAAAGGATCATTTAGtttaaaatggagaaaaatagaGTAGGGTAGGAGCTCTCTGAAGCACAGTTACTGAATATAGGAAGAGCATAAAGTTTTGTGAGTGCTGCTCCATCATTTTCTTATTAGTGAACATTTTAATCACATTGAAAACATTTTGACATTGTGTAATTTCTATTGAAAATTTGATTCTTGTACTGATGTCAGTGCCCTTAAAAATTACTAGGACTGCTTATAAAATACACAGTATAAAGAGGGCTGGCAAGGTTTTGGCCATcagcataaaaataaactgcaataaaaatttttttttgactTTGATAATGGTTGAGGTCTGGAGTGGTCTTCCCCAACCTCCCAGTCTGTTCCTCTGTACTGCTGATGGTTTCAGTAAAGTGTTACAAAATAGAACTGtatgaagatgatgaagagaGTTTAGCTCAGAGCCAATAAAATGTCTTAACATTTCCTCTGTGTAAGGGAATCATTGATACTAAATAATTCTGCTGACAGCATGAGAGCTTGTAAGCTGTCTGTGCAGCAGAATCTATAAAAAAAAATGGTTACAGACTTCCCAAGTGATGTATCCTCTCTAACTGCCCTTATCCCACCCTGTTACATAGGTTTTATAGCAGTGAATTGAAACATGCCTAATAGAAGGCAATTAAGAATTCCAAGCACCTCCTTCCccccaaaaaccacaaacaaaactaaccaaacaaaaaatcagtaAATGTCAACTCTTTGTTGTTCTTTTAAGGAGGATGTGAAAATTAGGGATCTCAGCAGAGATTAACAGGTATATTTCTGCATTATAATATGACATATTTTTGATAGGCACTTTGTAAGAGAGAGGTAGAATTCATTAATCCTTCCCCCTTACTGTGAAAGGAGAAAGTTGTAAAGTGATTTGACCTTGGTTTGTCTCAGCTTCAGCCTTTGTGTGCACATTTCAAACATGTTGATTTATCACACCCTGTGGTGGtgagcttttttaaaaattttccttAACCTGAACTGTAACTTTGATGCTGGGTTTTACCCTGCAATCACTGAGGACACTGAGCTCTCTTAAAATTCCTTCCCTATGGTGCGGGAGATCCATGGGGAATTGAACATTGAGCAAATGTGTGGCAGTCAAGTGGTCCTCTCTGAAGTCACGTTCTGCTGGGTTTTAACCAGTCAGGTCAGGGTGCCCAATCCTGGCAGTAACAGCTGTGGCAACCTCCATAGCAACTGGGAAACACTGGCAGCAAAAGGCTCCCTGTGTCCAACAGGAAAAAGGCTGGCATTTCTGCATCCAGACTAAATCCAAATGGTGTGTTGTTACCAATAGCAGGTAAGTCTGAAATACTGCTGTGCCAAAGTACTTGGAGCTATCCAGAAAAAGCAGCATAATTGCCTTTGTCAATGCACTGTTGTGTGTACAAACAGGGGTGTTAAAATGTGCTTTAATGTAGAAGTGATAGTTGCCTTTCTTTGCAAAGCATTACTGATTTCATCTTGTTTTGGTTTATAACAGCAGTTTGTGCAGTCATGAAATAAATTGATATATTGTGCTGATTTCCTGACTTAAATATGAATTTTGCAGAGTTAATCCACTCTTCTTGCTGGGTTTACTGTGCTAGTTATCTGAAATGATGTATCTGTCTGGGAGTCTCCATAAAAAAGATTTCCAGTTCATATTTCTTAGATAAGACACAAAATATCATCTAAACATGAGTGcttaaactgcattttgtaaaattaagcatttaaattttataaGTTGTTGAGTTTCCATGCAAATGTTATCCTAAGTGTTTCTAagcaatatttaaaaagaaaaagattaatgGAAGCTTGTCTGCTACATCTTTTGAAATTACCAGAGATAGCATCACATCATTGATCTTACCGTGACAGCTTCTGAATAGTTATCACTTGTCACATCTGAGCATCTCATTCTTTCTTGTTGCAAGCCATAATCCTGCTGTTAATAAAACATGACAGGGCAGctgaaagatgaaaatatttcctcttaatacatcattataaataaataacaggGAAATGTAATCTAACATCAAGTTCAAAACCTGTCACGTTTACTCAGGTTGTCAACTTCAGCTGTAATTTCTGTCTCAGCTTGTAAAACAGGGAAGGTTTGGCTGGCTCTGTACAAGACAGCTTTAAAGGAAGAATGTATGTGTAAGAAAAGAGTGCTGGAAACAAGGAGGGAAGTAAATATTGGAGGCAGGTGAAAGTTATTATTTTCCTGGGATTTTCACAGCATTTACCGTTTCCTTGagtgtttctgctttttgtccAGGTTAGGATTTGTGTGAGTGAAGATCACTGAAGTCAGTTATGTGGGCTCATCTGGCCAACTGCCAGTCTGAATATTTTGAATGCagtgtttttaaacaaaaataaacgATTAACCAAAATTACAGGGTTCTTGAGGTACACTGGCCAGCACTTACTTATTGTCTCTTTTCTTCCAACAGGTCACAGCTGagtcctgcaggcagcagcttttccaagtATGGCTTGTTTGGAAGGGTCCCTGCCCAGGGGTCTCAGGTATTGCAGTGTGAGGCCAGCTTTGGACAAGGTTTCATGTTCCACTGTCATGTCCACAGTtaatccctgctgcaggagctctttTGTTCTGTACCCTGCCTGGATCGCTGAGCACCTCACCCCCCAGAGGTAAAATCAAGTTCCTGTTGAAGTCTgggatttgttttttgtttatctAAAGGGATAAACCAGGCTGGTGTGTCAGATTAATAAATTAGCTGTTTGAACATCATTTGAGCTTTCCCACCCCTGCACTGGCAGTTTTTTAGATGTATTAACTAAAGTTATTTGCTACCTTGGAGATTATGAAGAGCAAAGCTTGAGTAAGCCTCCTATCAAAGAAACATGCCTTTAATATTATTGGGATAAATAAAAGCATCTTGCCTTAGCAGTCATCTTCCATGAAATGTTGCTAATGCTTTGTGACAGGGGATTATTTTCCCAGTTTTGAACTAGAAGCTGTCATCAAGCAgcagttttgtttccttctctgctttgctgTTCCCTGAGTGCTGCAGTGTAAACCATCAGCTCCAGCACTCTGGAGTGCACCTAcgctgtgctctgtgctgcagtggaTCTTCTCTCCTGATCTAAGGGTTGCACTGTCTTGCCAGGTAAACAGCAAGGGGGCTGGTGCAAGTAATGCTGGCCCACAATTCCAGCATGCTCCTGGATCACTTCCTGTAAGCCCCAAAGCAAAGAAATCCGAGTAAAATTTGGCACTGATGCGTTTTCCCCAAGATCAAGGAATTATCCCAGCACAAGcaagttttctgtttcttcccacACTGTTTGGTTTGTGGGAGTGCTACAAAATGAGGTGGAGTGTTCCAGTTCTTAAACCTTACAAGATGATTTTTTCATGGCCTGCAGAATCTGTTTCTTTCAGGGCTGacccattttcttttcttcaaggTGCCAATGGATCAGCCACTGCCtcccctcccctggcccagcatGGAAGAGCCTTGGGGAAtcaggagggacagacagcaACGTGCCTGTGCTGGCTAGAGGGGAGCAAGATGGATTTTATTACCCTGGTACAGTAAAAGAGGAGATAGAGGTGAGTGATGGCTGCTGTGTGGTAGCTGGGGACATGTGTAACAGGGAGCAGTCCTCACACACCACCTGAGTTCAGTGTagcagttttttgtttttcagtgtaGTAGTTTTTGGTTCAGTTTTTGATGAGATTAGAGAACAGATCACCAGGACAGCAGGTGCTTGAGCAGCCTTGTGCTGGTGCTGAggtcccagtgctgctgccagcagtgtaGAGGCTGCTATTGTGTGTAGACACAGAACCATcaacagcacaggaaaagggTTTGTGTTTTATGTACACACGTCCAGCTTGAGTCAGCCCCAGACCAGGCTCAGGGTCTTTCCAGAAAGGGTAGTGAAAGCTTTAATTCATTGGTTTGTTAGCACTTCAAACTTAACACAAAAAGGAGCCTGTTCTTTCTCAAGAACAGGGAAGTACCTCATCTCATTGTTGATAGAAACCCTCTTGACAGGCcttaatataaaagaaaataaaaattcccaaCAACTCCCCAAGAAGCAGAGCTAGTGTTGTATGTAATGAGGAAGGACTTGGGCATGAGTGATGAACAGGTCTGAATGGTTTCAGTTGCACACACAGCATAGTTTATGAAATATACTTGTCTATAGCTTTTTCTcttgggaaagaaaatacagatgcTAGTGGCAGTGAATCTGAGCATATGCTTCACTCATCTTGCTTTCAGGTGAGCCTCATAGAATGTTTTGGGGCTGTCTCAGTGCTGAACTAACACCACACACCCTAGCTGCTGTTCAGGCTCTTTTTGCCCTAGTCATATAGGCACAGGATGGTCTCTCAGCAAAAGTTGCATTATTGGCTGTTTTTCAGTGCAATTGTTATTTTGTTCCTGCTAACAGAGTGAAAGAGGCATGTTCCTGGTAGAGTTTGCCAAACCACTTGTGTCACGTGGAAGGCATCCAGTGTATGTGCAAAAAACAGCACAGGGTGACATCCTGGAATATGTGAATGGGATGAAGCACTCCTTACTCCCTGGAGACAGAGTGCTGGCACCCTGGGAGCCAGATAGGGCCAGGTATGGCCCAGGAACTGTCCTCAGAGGCATTGAGACAAGGGATCCCTTACGAGGTAagtgctgctctcctcctctTGTTCCTCTGGCACACCAGTGAGGATAAACTCCTGtcagggtgctgctgccagaTAAACAACAGAGCACAGACTGCAGCCCAGTGTTGCTCCAAGCTTGCAGGAGCTGATGGATATCTGTGTGTGACCTCACCAATGTGACCCTAAGGAAGTTGTGACCCATAAAAATGTCATCATCTGTGTCCATGGGCATAGCTGGGACAAGGCTGTGGCTGCCATGTGCAGGACTGTGGCCTTTTCATGACAGATACAAGTGAGACAACTTCCAGGAAGCATCCATCTGAGCTTAAATGCTCACATTTGTACCAAATGGTACATCTGGGGGTGATTTTATCAGCCAGACGTAGGAGATTTCAGCAGCTCATTCATTTTTCCTGTGTCTGACAGTCAAGCTCCACTGACTTACCAAAATACTATTCTCAGAGCAGTACTGCTAAATTTGGCAGCAACAACAGAAATTACTGTCatcttgttctgttttcttgttCACTTAAAACTGTACTGTTTTGTTGTTCCTCTGATGACAGATTGGGAGGAAAGATGCTTCCAGGCCTGTTGGTTTAGTGATGGTGTCCAGGCTGCCCACTCACCTCTGTGACACTGTGGTGAGGTGTTGGAGAAGGGCAAGAGTTGATCCTGCCTCTTGACAGGAGTAGAAAGTGCATAAAGCTGCAAAGGCTGATCTGTATTTGTGCACTGCCCAGCTGCTTAAGGCTGCTTGCTGTTTCTCTTAACAGCCTCAGAAGATGAGGAAATTACAGTCCAGTTCTGGAATGACAAGCAAGTGAAAGTCCCCCGTGGTGTGGCTCTGTGGATCCCTCCCAGCCTGTGGGAGAGGATTGTGGAGATGATGAACATGCCCTTCACAAGCAGGGTGAAGCCCAGACCAAGCCAGGACTCTGACTCTTGCATTTTTCCCTGCGGTCCCAAGGCAGCCCTGATTCCTGTTTGTGCTCTGTGTAGCCTTGCCAAGCACTgcttgctctgctctccctACTGGCCACATTTCTACCACCACTGTGCTGGTGGAATCTGCTGCTCACCAGCCTGGGCAAGG
Proteins encoded:
- the C6H11orf16 gene encoding uncharacterized protein C11orf16 homolog is translated as MACLEGSLPRGLRYCSVRPALDKVSCSTVMSTVNPCCRSSFVLYPAWIAEHLTPQRCQWISHCLPSPGPAWKSLGESGGTDSNVPVLARGEQDGFYYPGTVKEEIESERGMFLVEFAKPLVSRGRHPVYVQKTAQGDILEYVNGMKHSLLPGDRVLAPWEPDRARYGPGTVLRGIETRDPLRASEDEEITVQFWNDKQVKVPRGVALWIPPSLWERIVEMMNMPFTSRVKPRPSQDSDSCIFPCGPKAALIPVCALCSLAKHCLLCSPYWPHFYHHCAGGICCSPAWARCICCCHPCAAAWWPLPSRSLVFQDKAEEAESSSEPSPGLLELKGTKQGEAAAVATSSSSSGSERDLKPSPTKGTVGESAVNTGSSCLEKPRLRNSARPEGEYWKGSHHKSRSSNLGPGSCTKGQLESKAISTGDMPSVAPAQQSAMFETTEQTPRGQLTLKTILRDQDFKPSLREEGFAASEQRYKAASDDKCEATCVGDDKPDVTDPVRAHLQQSRERHDQPEFSTCTADQVQGLKFQNATVNS
- the ASCL3 gene encoding achaete-scute homolog 3 yields the protein MQNLMDGKSYCNLICAEAQHIQLARPFCADPLVTFHVYPEAPSQVSLAEDLAFLPFMSEHLVTETFYSEPCPFPYQVPHSSLHKSEYSYGSAFIRKRNERERQRVKCVNEGYAKLRHHLPKEYLEKRLSKVETLRAAIKYIRDLQSVLCTDSGVAGKGVTEPNQAPKGTNKPAQFLETI